The following coding sequences are from one Triticum aestivum cultivar Chinese Spring chromosome 5A, IWGSC CS RefSeq v2.1, whole genome shotgun sequence window:
- the LOC123103077 gene encoding hydroxymethylglutaryl-CoA lyase, mitochondrial — MSSLEEPLGLGDLPKLSINRLGRFCQSACRSTADDRSTGNYTPSNSGNNQTLFHSTSHSWHLQGQYTDSSCNGADMEFRTLPQKVSWDLPRFVKVVEVGPRDGLQNEKNIVPTSVKIELIHKLVASGLSVVEATSFVSPRWVPQLADAKDVLEGIQHAPDVRFPVLTPNLRGFEAAVAAGAKEVAVFASASESFSKSNINCTIEESLARYRDVTSAAKKHGIRIRGYVSCVVGCPVEGAVHPSKVAYVAKELYDMGCAEISLGDTIGVGTPGRVVPMLEAVMAVVPADKLAVHFHDTYGQALANILVSLQMGIGVVDSSVSGLGGCPYAKGATGNVATEDVVYMLHGLGIETNVDLGKLMDAGDYICKHLDRPSGSKTATALCRLTA, encoded by the exons ATGTCGAGCCTCGAGGAGCCACTTGGCCTTGGGGACCTGCCAAAGTTGAGTATTAATAGACTTGGAAGGTTCTGCCAAAGTGCCTGCAGATCAACAGCTGATGACCGCAGCACCGGCAA TTACACGCCCAGCAACAGTGGCAACAACCAGACGCTCTTTCACAGCACTTCCCACTCATGGCATCTGCAAGGCCAGTATACCGACTCGTCCTGCAATGGAGCGGATATGGAGTTTAGAACTCTTCCACAAAAG GTTTCGTGGGATCTCCCAAGGTTTGTGAAGGTGGTTGAGGTTGGACCACGAGATGGTCTGCAGAATGAGAAGAACATTGTACCGACATCAGTAAAGATTGAGCTGATACACAAGTTGGTGGCTTCTGGCCTGTCAGTAGTTGAAGCCACAAGTTTTGTTTCCCCAAGATGGGTGCCGCAG CTAGCTGATGCAAAGGATGTCCTTGAAGGTATCCAGCATGCGCCAGATGTGCGGTTTCCTGTGTTAACTCCTAACCTCAGA GGATTTGAGGCTGCTGTTGCAGCTGGTGCAAAAGAAGTTGCGGTTTTTGCATCCGCCTCTGAATCCTTCTCTAAGTCGAACATCAACTGCACCATCGAGGAAAGCCTTGCTCGGTACCGTGATGTTACTTCTGCTGCCAAGAAACATGGAATACGTATCCGCGG GTATGTTTCATGTGTGGTGGGCTGCCCCGTGGAAGGCGCTGTGCATCCATCAAAGGTAGCATATGTTGCCAAGGAACTCTACGACATGGGTTGCGCGGAGATTTCACTCGGTGACACGATTGGTGTCGGTACGCCAG GCAGGGTAGTTCCTATGCTGGAGGCGGTCATGGCTGTCGTTCCGGCAGACAAGCTGGCCGTTCACTTCCACGATACATATGGCCAAGCCCTTGCCAACATCCTAGTCTCTCTCCAG ATGGGGATCGGCGTAGTGGACTCGTCTGTGTCGGGCCTTGGAGGGTGCCCATACGCGAAGGGCGCCACGGGCAACGTGGCGACGGAGGACGTGGTGTACATGCTTCACGGCCTGGGGATAGAGACCAACGTCGACCTCGGCAAGCTCATGGACGCTGGCGACTACATCTGCAAGCACCTGGACCGCCCGTCAGGCTCCAAGACTGCAACAGCTTTGTGCAGGCTAACGGCCTGA